The following are encoded in a window of Armatimonadota bacterium genomic DNA:
- a CDS encoding glycoside hydrolase N-terminal domain-containing protein yields the protein MLATLALFAALQQDGTRLELWYTKPAEAWTEALPIGGGRIGAMVFGGIEEERIQFNEDTLWSGQPHSYAREGAVEHLAEIRRLLWEGKQQEADELAMREFMSDPIRQKAYQNFGDLRISFLNHAGATDYVRKLDLDSALATVEYTIDGDRFSREAFASYRDGVIVYRLEAHGEKRLNFSAWLVDAHEGEKSINSKNEFIVKGRVEEGGVRYEARMSVTIEEGTISSNGLTITVEGAKSATVLLAPATSFVSPWSVNGDPNTRAMGALVRARRRGWEDLRKRHIEDHQGLFRRMSLDLGHIPEAERLPTDERLVRFAEGKPDPGLAVLLAQYGRYLMIASSRPGTQPANLQGIWNDSNRPPWESKYTVNINTEMNYWAVERANLSECHDALFDALEEVARSGAEVAREHYGARGWVLHHNFDIWRGAAPINAANHGIWQTGGAWLSQHFWWRWLYSQDRTFLKERAYPIMKGASLFFLDALTEHPVTGELVSGPSNSPEIGGLVMGPTMDHNIIRHLLRSTADAASELGIDEDLQEELRTTADRIAKNKIGQYGQLQEWLEDKDDPNNKHRHVSHLWGLHPGEEITVTKTPELFKAAQKSLEMRGDGGTGWSMGWKINFWARLRDGDHAHLMLRNQLKPVGGGGGGTYPNMFDAHPPFQIDGNFGALSGILEMIIQDHDGAIEILPALPRAWPSGSLKGVRARGAVELDISWKDGEMTEVVVRGEPDTTVTIRYRGNDQEVTVGPGGTSVSW from the coding sequence ATGTTGGCAACGCTGGCGCTGTTCGCAGCCCTACAGCAGGACGGCACTAGGTTGGAACTCTGGTACACAAAGCCTGCTGAGGCCTGGACGGAGGCTCTGCCGATCGGCGGCGGGCGCATCGGCGCGATGGTGTTCGGCGGGATCGAGGAGGAGCGGATCCAGTTCAACGAGGACACCCTCTGGTCTGGGCAGCCGCACAGCTATGCGCGAGAAGGAGCGGTCGAGCACTTGGCAGAGATCCGCAGGCTGCTCTGGGAAGGAAAGCAGCAGGAGGCTGACGAACTAGCCATGCGCGAGTTCATGAGCGATCCGATACGGCAGAAGGCGTATCAGAACTTCGGCGATCTCCGCATCAGTTTCCTGAATCACGCCGGGGCAACCGATTACGTTCGCAAGCTCGACCTTGACTCGGCACTTGCGACCGTCGAATACACGATTGACGGGGACAGGTTTAGCCGCGAAGCGTTCGCCAGCTATCGCGACGGCGTGATCGTCTACCGTCTAGAAGCGCACGGCGAAAAGCGTCTCAATTTCAGCGCGTGGCTCGTCGATGCTCATGAGGGAGAGAAGTCGATCAACAGCAAGAACGAGTTTATCGTGAAAGGCCGGGTCGAAGAAGGCGGCGTCCGATACGAGGCTCGCATGTCGGTTACGATTGAAGAGGGAACGATCTCGTCGAACGGCCTGACGATCACTGTTGAAGGCGCAAAGTCTGCGACTGTCCTGCTGGCACCGGCGACCAGCTTCGTGTCTCCTTGGAGCGTGAACGGCGATCCGAACACCCGCGCGATGGGTGCGCTCGTCCGAGCCCGCAGACGTGGATGGGAAGATCTGCGAAAACGGCACATCGAGGATCACCAGGGCCTGTTCCGAAGGATGTCTCTCGATCTCGGTCATATACCAGAGGCAGAGCGGCTTCCGACCGACGAGCGGCTCGTTCGCTTTGCCGAGGGCAAGCCCGACCCGGGCCTAGCGGTGTTGCTCGCGCAGTACGGCCGGTATCTCATGATCGCATCGAGCAGACCTGGGACGCAGCCTGCGAACCTCCAAGGAATCTGGAACGACTCGAACCGACCGCCGTGGGAGTCGAAGTACACGGTCAACATCAACACGGAGATGAACTACTGGGCGGTCGAGCGCGCGAACCTCAGCGAGTGCCACGATGCGCTGTTTGACGCATTGGAAGAGGTCGCCAGGAGCGGTGCGGAGGTAGCAAGGGAGCACTACGGAGCGCGAGGCTGGGTGCTGCACCACAACTTCGACATATGGCGCGGAGCTGCGCCGATCAACGCCGCGAACCACGGCATCTGGCAGACCGGCGGCGCGTGGCTCAGCCAGCACTTCTGGTGGCGGTGGCTGTACAGCCAGGACAGGACGTTCCTGAAGGAGCGCGCATATCCGATCATGAAGGGCGCGAGCCTGTTCTTCCTCGATGCGCTGACCGAGCATCCGGTAACGGGAGAGCTGGTCTCTGGCCCGTCGAACTCGCCTGAGATCGGAGGGCTCGTGATGGGACCGACGATGGACCATAACATCATCCGCCACCTGCTCAGATCGACTGCCGACGCGGCATCAGAACTCGGGATTGATGAGGATTTACAAGAAGAGTTGCGCACCACCGCCGACCGCATTGCGAAGAACAAAATCGGACAGTACGGACAGCTACAGGAGTGGCTCGAAGACAAGGACGACCCGAACAACAAGCACCGGCACGTCTCGCACCTCTGGGGGCTGCACCCCGGCGAAGAGATCACCGTGACGAAGACACCGGAGCTGTTCAAAGCTGCGCAGAAGTCGCTCGAAATGCGCGGCGACGGAGGCACCGGATGGTCGATGGGCTGGAAGATCAACTTCTGGGCGCGCTTGCGCGACGGCGACCACGCGCACCTGATGTTGCGAAACCAGCTGAAACCCGTGGGAGGCGGAGGAGGCGGGACTTATCCGAATATGTTCGACGCGCACCCGCCGTTCCAGATCGACGGTAACTTCGGCGCTCTCTCCGGCATCCTAGAGATGATCATCCAGGACCACGACGGAGCGATCGAGATTCTACCGGCTCTACCGAGGGCGTGGCCGAGCGGGTCTTTGAAGGGCGTCAGAGCTAGGGGTGCAGTGGAACTGGACATTTCGTGGAAGGATGGCGAAATGACGGAAGTAGTGGTGCGCGGCGAGCCAGACACGACGGTCACAATTCGCTACCGAGGAAACGACCAGGAAGTTACAGTCGGGCCGGGGGGTACGTCTGTTTCATGGTAG
- the folB gene encoding dihydroneopterin aldolase — MYEVLVSGLEITGHHGVTQDERAHGCRLKIDVCAEVDGSADETDDVGDTVDYGELASLIVEVSDSGSYRTLERLARAVCDEAFQRFPSLLSLEVQIDKLDPPVPFTVGSLGVRLKMTRPR, encoded by the coding sequence GTGTACGAGGTTCTCGTCAGCGGGCTGGAGATCACAGGCCACCACGGGGTGACCCAAGACGAACGCGCTCATGGCTGTAGGCTCAAGATCGACGTCTGTGCCGAGGTCGACGGCTCTGCGGACGAGACCGACGATGTCGGCGATACGGTCGACTACGGCGAGCTGGCCTCCCTGATCGTCGAAGTCAGCGATTCAGGCAGCTATAGAACGCTGGAGAGGCTGGCAAGAGCGGTCTGCGACGAAGCCTTTCAGCGGTTCCCTTCCCTGCTCTCTCTTGAGGTCCAGATCGACAAGCTCGACCCGCCGGTGCCTTTCACGGTGGGCTCTCTCGGGGTGCGTCTAAAGATGACCAGGCCCCGATAA
- the nusA gene encoding transcription termination/antitermination protein NusA — translation MKQVSTERGIPLEELGYELELALAVAYKKFKGTAGEVTVRLDSSVKSGAVIDKEIVGEVLEPATQISLDVAMKRGEDVQIGDFLAVEIDPNTFGRIAAQTFKQVLAQKLREVELRQIHDQFSERVGEIVSGIISRHEESSILVQVDRHEVRLPRREQVGTDDYRQQVRLCVYVLKIEETNRGFEVIVSRSHPNLLRKLLEREVPEIADGIVEIKAIAREPGMRCKVAVISHDERIDAVGSCVGPRGSRIQVIMDELRPEKIDVVPWSDDSRTFITSALSPAKVNLLVLNEEERSAYAVVPDNQLSLAIGRGGQNVRLAARMTDWKIDIRSEEQASAEGGPPKPTPAKAVADVQPPKPDAEDVPKEDGATEVAATEDLSQADKPEPEQEATTAE, via the coding sequence TTGAAACAGGTATCTACCGAGAGAGGTATTCCTTTGGAGGAGTTGGGCTACGAGCTTGAGCTTGCGTTGGCTGTTGCTTACAAGAAGTTCAAAGGCACGGCTGGCGAAGTGACCGTCCGGCTGGACTCCTCCGTCAAGAGCGGCGCAGTGATCGATAAGGAGATCGTCGGCGAAGTCCTAGAGCCGGCAACGCAGATCAGTCTGGACGTCGCGATGAAACGAGGCGAGGACGTTCAGATCGGTGATTTTCTTGCTGTCGAAATCGACCCGAACACGTTTGGTCGCATCGCCGCGCAGACGTTCAAGCAGGTCCTTGCGCAGAAGCTTCGTGAGGTAGAGCTGCGGCAAATTCACGATCAGTTCAGTGAGAGGGTCGGTGAAATCGTTAGCGGAATCATCAGCAGGCACGAGGAGTCGAGCATTTTGGTCCAGGTAGATCGGCACGAGGTGCGGCTGCCTCGGCGCGAGCAGGTCGGTACGGACGACTACCGCCAGCAGGTGCGACTGTGCGTTTACGTCTTGAAAATCGAAGAGACCAACAGAGGTTTTGAAGTAATCGTCAGTCGTAGCCATCCGAATCTATTGCGCAAACTGCTCGAGCGCGAGGTTCCGGAGATCGCGGATGGCATCGTCGAGATCAAGGCCATTGCGCGTGAGCCGGGCATGCGGTGCAAGGTAGCCGTCATCAGTCACGATGAGCGGATCGACGCCGTCGGGTCGTGCGTAGGCCCGCGCGGATCTCGAATCCAAGTGATCATGGATGAGCTACGGCCGGAGAAGATCGATGTCGTTCCCTGGAGCGATGACTCGAGAACGTTCATTACCAGCGCGCTCAGCCCGGCCAAGGTCAATCTTCTGGTGTTGAACGAGGAAGAGCGCAGTGCGTACGCAGTCGTGCCGGACAACCAGCTGTCGCTGGCCATCGGGCGAGGCGGGCAGAACGTCCGGCTGGCAGCGCGCATGACGGACTGGAAAATCGACATTCGCAGCGAGGAGCAGGCGTCCGCCGAGGGCGGTCCGCCAAAGCCGACCCCGGCCAAGGCCGTCGCTGACGTTCAGCCGCCAAAGCCAGATGCTGAAGACGTTCCGAAGGAGGATGGCGCAACAGAAGTTGCCGCTACTGAGGACTTGTCTCAGGCTGACAAGCCGGAACCGGAACAGGAGGCGACGACCGCCGAGTGA
- the infB gene encoding translation initiation factor IF-2: protein MPVQVSVPELADELKVVPGQVEAVLQDFGVASEHGVLDIDDDALEMLRQAITEAAGAKQIRLLPGRTPREIATAIGVADNDVLKALMTKLKVMATLTTTLENDVSEKLAKQFGYDVLWGEAAPAPAAVEEPVSPSKGVIRPPVVTILGHVDHGKTSLLDFIRKTNVVDKEHGGITQHIGAYQVELKGGTITFLDTPGHAAFTAMRARGAAVTDIAILVIAADDGIMPQTIEAISHVKSADVPIIVAINKCDRPEANPDRVMQQLTEHELIPEAYGGQVITANVSAMTGDGIDHLLEMILLQAEVLELKAEPKGELAGVVIEAQLDKGRGPVATVLIQNGTLRRGDIIVLGDSTGKVRAMTDHQGVQIKEALPAMPVEVLGLDRVPKPGDKLEQMQTEKAGRAIAKQRLHVQQVAANVGPVRKVSLRDIANLGKPTEITSLRLIVKSDVQGSVEAVKGVLDKLNQDEVDVKILHSGVGSITENDILLAGASGAICVGFNVKPVPKAKSEAERQHVEIRTYKIIYELVEDIEAAMKGLLKPKFEDQYIGTVEIRAVYKLTKAGVVAGCHVTDGKVIRGAICKVTRGDETVHKGTIESLRNVKQDAKEMVAGQDCGVRFVDWADFKQGDVIEAFERVQVG from the coding sequence ATGCCAGTGCAAGTCAGCGTTCCAGAGCTTGCTGATGAGCTCAAAGTTGTCCCAGGGCAAGTTGAGGCGGTTCTGCAGGATTTCGGCGTTGCCTCGGAGCACGGGGTCTTAGACATCGATGACGACGCGCTTGAGATGTTGCGTCAGGCGATCACAGAGGCTGCGGGCGCGAAGCAGATCAGGCTGCTGCCCGGGCGCACGCCCAGAGAGATCGCTACGGCGATCGGTGTTGCCGACAACGACGTCCTGAAAGCGCTCATGACGAAGCTCAAGGTTATGGCGACTCTGACGACTACGTTGGAAAACGACGTTAGCGAAAAGCTGGCGAAACAGTTCGGCTACGACGTTTTATGGGGTGAGGCGGCACCGGCCCCGGCCGCCGTCGAAGAGCCGGTATCGCCCAGCAAAGGCGTCATTCGCCCGCCGGTCGTCACGATTCTAGGCCATGTCGACCACGGCAAGACGTCGTTGCTTGACTTCATCAGGAAGACCAACGTAGTCGACAAGGAGCACGGCGGCATCACGCAGCACATCGGTGCCTACCAAGTCGAGTTGAAGGGCGGGACGATAACTTTCCTCGATACCCCGGGCCACGCAGCGTTCACAGCGATGAGGGCAAGGGGCGCGGCGGTCACGGACATCGCGATTCTAGTGATCGCAGCGGACGACGGGATCATGCCTCAAACGATCGAGGCTATCAGCCACGTGAAGAGCGCTGACGTGCCGATCATCGTCGCGATCAACAAGTGCGACCGCCCGGAAGCCAATCCGGACCGGGTCATGCAGCAGTTGACGGAGCACGAGCTGATTCCGGAGGCGTACGGCGGACAGGTAATAACCGCCAACGTTTCTGCGATGACCGGCGACGGGATCGACCATCTCCTTGAGATGATTCTGTTGCAAGCTGAGGTACTCGAGCTAAAGGCCGAGCCGAAGGGCGAATTGGCGGGCGTTGTGATCGAAGCGCAGCTTGACAAGGGACGAGGCCCTGTCGCAACGGTCCTGATCCAGAACGGCACGCTTCGGCGGGGGGACATCATTGTGCTAGGCGATTCGACGGGCAAGGTGCGAGCGATGACGGATCACCAAGGAGTTCAGATTAAAGAGGCGCTGCCTGCCATGCCGGTCGAGGTCTTGGGTCTCGACAGGGTGCCGAAGCCCGGCGACAAGCTGGAGCAGATGCAGACCGAGAAGGCCGGTCGCGCGATCGCCAAACAGAGATTGCACGTCCAGCAGGTTGCGGCGAACGTCGGCCCGGTGCGAAAGGTCTCCTTGCGAGACATCGCGAACCTCGGCAAACCGACCGAGATCACAAGTCTACGGCTGATCGTCAAGAGCGACGTCCAGGGTTCTGTCGAAGCGGTCAAGGGCGTGCTGGACAAGCTCAATCAAGATGAAGTCGATGTGAAAATCCTCCACTCAGGCGTTGGGTCGATCACAGAAAACGACATCCTGCTGGCGGGTGCGTCCGGCGCGATCTGTGTTGGCTTTAACGTGAAACCCGTACCAAAGGCGAAGTCTGAAGCGGAGAGGCAGCACGTCGAGATTAGAACGTACAAAATCATCTACGAGCTTGTAGAAGACATCGAAGCGGCCATGAAAGGGCTGCTCAAGCCGAAGTTCGAGGATCAGTACATCGGCACGGTTGAGATTCGCGCCGTCTACAAATTGACGAAGGCCGGCGTCGTTGCGGGCTGCCATGTGACTGACGGGAAGGTCATTCGAGGCGCGATTTGCAAGGTGACGCGAGGCGACGAGACGGTCCACAAAGGAACCATCGAGTCGCTGCGCAACGTGAAGCAGGACGCGAAGGAGATGGTTGCCGGCCAGGATTGCGGAGTGCGCTTCGTCGACTGGGCCGATTTCAAACAGGGCGACGTCATCGAAGCGTTCGAGCGTGTTCAGGTTGGGTAA
- the rplL gene encoding 50S ribosomal protein L7/L12 encodes MAITIDKIVDDISKLNGLELSDLKKALEDKFDVTAAAPMAGMPMMMPSATGEAAAEEQTEFEVRITEIGGQKLQVIKVVRAITGLGLKEAKELVDGTPNTIKENVGKDEAEDIKKQVEEVGATVEIK; translated from the coding sequence ATGGCGATAACCATTGACAAAATCGTAGACGACATCAGCAAACTGAACGGGCTCGAATTGAGCGACTTGAAGAAGGCGCTCGAAGATAAGTTCGACGTAACCGCCGCGGCGCCCATGGCAGGCATGCCGATGATGATGCCGAGTGCGACTGGAGAAGCCGCAGCCGAAGAGCAGACGGAATTCGAAGTCCGCATCACAGAGATTGGAGGCCAAAAGCTCCAGGTCATCAAGGTCGTCCGCGCAATCACCGGGCTCGGCTTGAAAGAGGCCAAAGAGCTGGTGGACGGAACGCCGAACACGATCAAGGAGAACGTCGGCAAGGACGAAGCCGAAGACATCAAGAAGCAGGTCGAAGAGGTCGGCGCTACCGTCGAGATCAAGTAA
- the rplJ gene encoding 50S ribosomal protein L10 — protein sequence MPTAEKIKQVKNLKERFERASGVFFTEFRGLSVPQMQQLRRDLRAAGAEFSVVKNTLFKLATGDVFESFPDGMSTGPTAVAFIFDDEAAVAKALFDFAKTHKALVVKGGYVDGTAYSAEVVEQLSKLPPKDMLLSQLIGVIAAPMSNIASTIEAIYSGPIFAIAAIADKLGDGVESTSKSEPTEDGGADTSGDSTTESAEPSPEAETTASDAEPESAEPSVEAEGTASDADTESTEPSAETEATTSDAEPDTPAAAETEGQPESKTEEPSDEETQE from the coding sequence ATGCCAACAGCAGAAAAGATCAAGCAGGTCAAGAATCTCAAGGAGCGATTTGAGCGCGCATCGGGCGTGTTCTTCACGGAGTTTCGCGGCCTATCTGTTCCGCAGATGCAACAGCTGAGGCGCGATCTGCGTGCGGCGGGGGCAGAGTTCTCCGTCGTCAAGAACACGCTCTTCAAACTTGCGACCGGGGATGTGTTCGAGAGCTTTCCTGACGGCATGAGCACAGGCCCGACAGCGGTCGCGTTCATATTCGACGACGAGGCCGCCGTCGCCAAGGCGCTGTTCGATTTCGCCAAAACGCACAAAGCTCTGGTCGTCAAAGGCGGTTACGTCGATGGAACGGCGTACAGCGCTGAAGTTGTCGAGCAACTGTCGAAGCTGCCTCCCAAAGACATGCTGCTGTCTCAGCTGATTGGCGTGATCGCCGCACCGATGAGCAACATCGCGAGCACTATCGAGGCGATCTACAGCGGGCCGATTTTTGCTATAGCCGCGATTGCCGACAAGCTGGGCGACGGCGTAGAATCTACGAGCAAGAGCGAGCCGACAGAAGACGGCGGTGCCGACACCAGCGGCGATTCGACCACAGAAAGCGCAGAGCCTTCACCGGAAGCAGAGACGACGGCGTCAGACGCCGAGCCGGAGAGCGCAGAGCCTTCCGTAGAAGCAGAGGGCACTGCGTCGGACGCCGACACGGAGAGCACAGAACCTTCAGCAGAAACAGAGGCGACTACGTCAGACGCCGAGCCGGACACCCCGGCTGCTGCGGAAACGGAAGGACAGCCTGAATCGAAGACCGAAGAACCAAGCGACGAGGAAACACAGGAATAA
- a CDS encoding SBBP repeat-containing protein: protein MRTASINKKRVFCIAIAICVANVALGQLQEEWVVRYDGPGAGQDIARVVTTDSAGNVYVAGSTYLAYDEHNYLTQKYDTNGNLLWQRQFSGVLYGPEVPMYIAVDGADNVYVTGSTLGPLFPSRAFLTIKYDSNGNLLWSRIDAPAYLGTTPTGFVLADDGSMIVTGHTTEELGDKWMVTIKYDTDGTRLWLRRYRDGSQTNSAAATADSQGNVYVTGVTGFDYLIVKYSSSGTQLWVRRYDTYGWPSSMTVDNSGDLYVAGWGGGRNYLTIKYDSDGNLLWERSFDGGVGVDEATAIATDSDGFVFVTGFVTTSGAGRDYATLKYDSLGTLLWSKSYDGPASGDDTARRMAVDGAGNVYVTGDSEGIGTGIDYATLAYDADGNLVSEMRYNGPGNRTDISRAIAVDSQGNVFVTGDSNGSGTGEDFVTIKYSQVSDVVLPDSFSLFRGILTGGGLSDLLASDDSWLRVRPGITLNQAERQVQLIVVGTAPTETPSELRIRVEAHAEINNIGQWIELWNYDTSSWEEVDFMIATLADSIVEVSITVDPGRFIEAGTKQMKAKISYKEAGIVLFFPWLISFDQTVWVIIP, encoded by the coding sequence ATGCGTACCGCATCTATCAACAAGAAGAGGGTGTTCTGCATCGCCATCGCGATCTGCGTTGCCAATGTCGCGCTTGGCCAGTTGCAGGAGGAGTGGGTGGTTCGGTATGACGGACCTGGTGCTGGACAAGATATCGCCCGTGTGGTTACAACAGACAGCGCCGGCAACGTCTATGTGGCGGGATCTACATATCTAGCTTACGACGAGCATAACTATTTAACACAAAAGTACGACACGAACGGCAACTTGTTGTGGCAACGCCAATTCAGTGGAGTTCTTTACGGCCCTGAGGTTCCAATGTATATTGCAGTTGACGGTGCTGACAATGTGTATGTCACTGGTTCTACACTAGGCCCTCTTTTCCCTAGCAGGGCGTTTCTGACGATTAAATACGACTCGAATGGAAACTTGCTATGGAGTCGAATCGATGCCCCAGCATATCTTGGAACAACACCGACGGGATTTGTATTGGCTGACGACGGCAGCATGATCGTCACGGGTCATACCACTGAGGAGCTTGGCGATAAATGGATGGTGACCATCAAGTACGATACGGATGGCACCAGGCTCTGGTTAAGGCGCTATCGCGATGGTAGCCAGACTAATTCTGCTGCGGCCACAGCGGACAGCCAGGGGAACGTGTACGTAACCGGTGTCACGGGCTTCGACTATTTGATCGTTAAATACAGCAGTAGCGGCACCCAACTCTGGGTGAGACGCTATGACACCTATGGCTGGCCCAGTTCTATGACTGTAGACAACTCAGGAGATCTGTATGTCGCCGGTTGGGGGGGGGGGCGCAACTACTTAACTATCAAGTACGACAGCGATGGCAATCTCCTTTGGGAAAGGAGCTTCGACGGCGGGGTTGGAGTTGATGAAGCTACGGCAATCGCGACTGACAGCGACGGCTTCGTGTTTGTTACAGGCTTTGTGACGACTTCCGGCGCAGGTCGAGACTACGCGACCTTGAAATATGACAGCCTTGGCACGCTCCTTTGGTCGAAGAGCTACGACGGTCCGGCTAGCGGCGATGATACGGCCCGTAGGATGGCGGTGGATGGCGCTGGCAACGTGTATGTGACTGGCGATTCGGAAGGCATTGGCACCGGCATCGACTATGCGACCTTGGCGTATGACGCAGACGGAAACCTTGTATCGGAGATGCGTTATAACGGCCCGGGAAACCGCACAGATATATCCCGCGCGATAGCGGTGGATAGCCAAGGCAACGTGTTCGTAACTGGTGACTCAAACGGCTCCGGCACAGGCGAGGACTTTGTTACGATAAAGTACTCGCAAGTTTCAGATGTCGTGCTGCCCGACAGCTTCTCGCTGTTCCGCGGGATTCTGACCGGCGGCGGTCTGAGCGACCTGCTCGCCAGCGACGACAGCTGGCTGCGGGTTAGGCCGGGGATCACGCTGAACCAGGCGGAGCGCCAGGTGCAACTCATCGTCGTCGGCACCGCTCCCACCGAGACGCCGAGCGAGCTTCGGATCAGAGTCGAGGCCCACGCCGAGATCAACAACATCGGACAGTGGATCGAGCTGTGGAACTACGACACCAGTTCGTGGGAAGAGGTCGACTTCATGATCGCTACGTTGGCGGACTCGATAGTCGAGGTGAGCATCACGGTCGATCCGGGCCGGTTCATCGAGGCGGGCACGAAACAGATGAAAGCGAAAATCAGCTACAAAGAAGCTGGGATTGTGCTCTTCTTCCCGTGGCTGATCAGCTTCGATCAGACCGTGTGGGTGATCATTCCGTAG
- a CDS encoding glutamate mutase L has protein sequence MPDDIRRIVATDCGSTTTKAILIERNPEGQYRLVARGEAPTTVEKPFEDVTLGVINAITEVEEITAEQVPEGFEKGRRKLIDNGRVWRLLKNGEVTGTRSNDLEASDLYVSTSSAGGGLQMMVAGVVKAMSAESAERAALGAGAILMDTLAVDDGREEFQKVDILRRLRPDIILMSGGTDGGTVTHLTDMAEVIMRADPKPRFGDMKLPVIYAGNNMASDAVVEVLGSDIETKVVANIRPTLERENLGPARDEIHELFLEHVMQQAPGYSKLLEWTSEEVMATPNAVGKLLNEYAVKEKLNVIGVDIGGATTDVFSVFLAADGDERIYNRTVSANLGLSYSICNVLKESGIEDIVRWLPFEMDRHEVRNRLRNKMIRPTTIPHTYEDLLIEHAVARQALRLAFAHHKSLARSLKGMQQQRDIGEIFEQKGTGQTLIKMMELDMIIGSGGVLSHAPDRAQSALMMMDAYEPEGITMLTVDSIFMMPHLGVLSEHFYQAAREVFEFDCIIKAGHCISAVGRGKEGDPCISISGDGIEHDVRVGQILVIPLGRGETMTVTVSPARGFDIGEGKGKSIATTLEGGTVGIIIDCRGRPLLLPADNSKRLKKLNEWLEAMGLPLPQRVAAAV, from the coding sequence ATGCCCGACGACATCAGGCGCATCGTCGCCACTGACTGCGGTTCAACTACGACGAAGGCCATTTTGATCGAGCGCAACCCCGAAGGCCAGTATCGACTCGTGGCCAGGGGAGAGGCGCCGACGACCGTGGAAAAGCCGTTTGAAGACGTCACGCTGGGCGTAATCAACGCTATTACTGAGGTGGAGGAGATCACGGCCGAACAGGTGCCGGAAGGATTCGAAAAGGGTCGCAGAAAGCTGATCGACAACGGACGCGTATGGCGCTTGTTGAAAAACGGTGAGGTGACCGGGACAAGGTCAAACGATCTCGAAGCATCAGATCTCTATGTATCGACTTCGTCGGCCGGTGGCGGGCTGCAGATGATGGTCGCTGGTGTCGTGAAGGCGATGTCTGCCGAATCCGCCGAGCGGGCCGCTCTCGGTGCTGGCGCGATTCTGATGGACACTCTCGCTGTGGACGACGGCCGAGAAGAGTTTCAGAAGGTGGACATTCTCCGCAGGCTCAGGCCTGATATTATCCTGATGTCAGGGGGCACCGACGGCGGAACGGTCACGCACCTCACCGATATGGCGGAGGTCATCATGCGCGCCGATCCGAAGCCGAGGTTTGGCGATATGAAGCTCCCCGTGATATACGCCGGCAACAACATGGCTAGCGATGCGGTAGTGGAGGTCCTTGGTTCCGACATCGAAACCAAGGTTGTCGCCAACATTCGCCCGACGCTCGAGCGCGAAAACCTCGGGCCCGCGCGCGACGAGATTCACGAGCTGTTCCTCGAGCACGTCATGCAGCAAGCCCCTGGGTATTCAAAGCTTCTTGAGTGGACGAGCGAAGAGGTCATGGCTACGCCGAACGCGGTCGGCAAGCTCCTGAACGAGTACGCGGTCAAAGAGAAGCTAAACGTGATCGGCGTCGACATCGGTGGAGCGACGACCGACGTGTTCTCCGTGTTCCTTGCTGCAGATGGTGATGAGAGAATTTATAACCGCACCGTTTCGGCGAACCTAGGGCTGAGCTACTCGATCTGCAACGTCTTGAAGGAGTCTGGGATCGAGGACATCGTGCGCTGGCTGCCGTTTGAAATGGATCGGCACGAAGTTCGCAACCGGCTCCGAAACAAGATGATCCGCCCGACGACGATTCCTCACACGTACGAAGACCTGCTGATCGAGCACGCGGTCGCAAGACAGGCTCTCCGCCTCGCGTTTGCCCACCACAAATCGCTTGCGCGAAGTCTGAAGGGCATGCAACAGCAGCGCGATATCGGTGAAATCTTTGAGCAGAAGGGAACGGGTCAAACGTTGATCAAAATGATGGAGTTGGACATGATCATCGGTTCGGGAGGGGTGCTTTCGCACGCTCCCGATAGGGCACAGTCAGCGCTGATGATGATGGACGCCTACGAACCTGAGGGGATAACGATGCTGACGGTTGACTCGATTTTCATGATGCCGCACCTCGGCGTCCTGAGCGAGCACTTCTATCAGGCGGCGCGCGAGGTTTTCGAGTTCGATTGCATCATCAAAGCAGGTCATTGCATCTCCGCTGTTGGACGCGGCAAGGAGGGCGATCCGTGCATCTCGATCTCCGGCGATGGCATAGAGCACGACGTCCGCGTCGGGCAAATCCTGGTCATCCCTCTCGGTCGCGGCGAGACCATGACAGTCACCGTATCGCCGGCGAGAGGTTTTGATATAGGAGAGGGCAAGGGCAAATCGATAGCAACGACGCTCGAAGGCGGCACGGTCGGGATAATCATCGACTGCCGCGGCAGGCCGCTGCTTCTGCCCGCAGACAATTCAAAAAGGCTCAAGAAGCTCAACGAATGGCTCGAGGCTATGGGTCTGCCGCTTCCCCAGAGAGTAGCCGCTGCCGTCTAA